From one Plectropomus leopardus isolate mb chromosome 8, YSFRI_Pleo_2.0, whole genome shotgun sequence genomic stretch:
- the LOC121947490 gene encoding uncharacterized protein LOC121947490 isoform X4, with the protein MQRDAFECNLMLINAAGQINGSVNQAEDSKEQVAICLQRDALDRVSASDWSDLHHSPTSNSTSHNAELQDVAFPAAYFSAPGTSRLISQRLHSTDGEVEEAHDSVELSRLENQQKTEALEQQQQMKILEWENRMKVLAWEQELVKEKRRATRQKEKAFRMKKAYYKAKLKRMGEDVPPSSSSSCDEEEKTSDPTG; encoded by the exons GTAATTTGATGCTGATAAATGCTGCTGGACAGATAAACGGCAGTGTGAATCAG GCCGAGGACAGCAAGGAGCAAGTGGCCATCTGCCTCCAGCGTGACGCCTTGGACAGAGTGTCGGCCAGCGACTGGTCCGATCTGCAtcacagccccacttcaaactCCACCTCCCACAATGCAGAGCTACAGGATGTGGCATTTCCTGCCGCCTACTTCTCAGCACCAG GCACCTCCCGACTCATCAGCCAGCGCCTCCACTCGACAGACGGCGAGGTGGAGGAAGCGCACGACTCTGTGGAGCTGTCGAGACTGGAGaaccagcagaaaacagaagcactggagcaacagcagcagatgaAAATCCTGGAGTGGGAGAACAGGATGAAGGTGCTGGCGTGGGAGCAGGAGCTggtgaaggagaagaggagagcgACCCGGCAGAAGGAGAAGGCGTTCAGGATGAAGAAGGCATACTACAAAGCCAAGCTAAAGAGGATGGGCGAGGACGTGCCGCCGTCTTCCTCCAGCAGCTGCGATGAAGAGGAGAAAACATCTGATCCGACaggatga